Proteins from one Corticium candelabrum chromosome 4, ooCorCand1.1, whole genome shotgun sequence genomic window:
- the LOC134178886 gene encoding uncharacterized protein LOC134178886, protein MPVASQNNLSATSSAATESVTKASSAVITEQPQSSSPIASLTTPGTTFYSIDPPNVREEDQENKEDSQQEAPASEVSTADFDEVVRERSALQKRVSELQSKTAELESQNIRQRKQISDSRKSETTPQLKPSAEIAVDNNGIPVIVFVLIALIVGLVVGKLLF, encoded by the exons ATGCCAGTTGCATCACAG AACAATTTGTCGGCAACCTCATCTGCAGCAACAGAATCAGTTACTAAAGCATCATCTGCTGTGATTACTGAACAGCCACAGAGCTCGTCGCCTATTGCGTCACTGACTACACCAGGTACAACATTTTACTCCATTGATCCGCCCAACGTAAGGGAAGAAGATCAGGAGAACAAGGAGGACAGC CAACAGGAAGCTCCTGCTTCTGAAGTTTCTACTGCAGACTTTGATGAG GTTGTTAGGGAACGGTCAGCTCTTCAGAAAAGGGTGTCTGAGCTACAGTCAAAAACAGCAGAG CTTGAAAGTCAGAATATTCGGCAGCGTAAGCAAATAAGTGACAGTCGTAAGTCTGAAACGACACCGCAGCTCAAGCCCTCCGCTGAAATTGCTGTGGACAATAATGGCATCCCCGTCATTGTTTTTGTTCTTATTGCACTGATTGTTGGACTTGT
- the LOC134178769 gene encoding vesicle-associated membrane protein-associated protein A-like isoform X2, with translation MSRDQLVRINPPTELKFQGPFTETKTVVLTLENIKDAPVCFKVKTTAPKQYCVRPNSGVVEPHSSAGVQIMLQPFDYSSAKVSKHKFMVQTMYKPQNYVDSESVVADCCLCKCSDFEGSCSYTTIDACYNCTVSRHYGDCELC, from the exons ATGAGTAGAGATCAGCTCGTTCGAATAAATCCTCCAACGGAACTTAAGTTTCAAG GACCGTTTACTGAGACAAAGACGGTAGTTTTAACCCTCGAAAACATCAAGGATGCTCCGGTCTGCTTTAAGGTAAAGACGACGGCACCCAAACAGTATTGTGTGAGACCCAATTCGGGCGTAGTCGAACCACATTCCTCGGCAGGTGTACAGA TCATGTTACAACCGTTCGACTACTCGTCAGCCAAAGTCAGTAAACACAAGTTTATGGTGCAGACTATGTACAAACCTCAGAACTACGTTGATTCGGAGAGCGTT GTTGCTGATTGCTGTCTTTGCAAATGTTCTGACTTTGAGGGCTCATGTTCCTACACTACCATTGATGCTTGCTACAACTGTACAGTTTCCAG gcattacggtgattGCGAACTCTGCTGA
- the LOC134178769 gene encoding vesicle-associated membrane protein-associated protein A-like isoform X3: MSRDQLVRINPPTELKFQGPFTETKTVVLTLENIKDAPVCFKVKTTAPKQYCVRPNSGVVEPHSSAGVQIMLQPFDYSSAKVSKHKFMVQTMYKPQNYVDSESVALR, translated from the exons ATGAGTAGAGATCAGCTCGTTCGAATAAATCCTCCAACGGAACTTAAGTTTCAAG GACCGTTTACTGAGACAAAGACGGTAGTTTTAACCCTCGAAAACATCAAGGATGCTCCGGTCTGCTTTAAGGTAAAGACGACGGCACCCAAACAGTATTGTGTGAGACCCAATTCGGGCGTAGTCGAACCACATTCCTCGGCAGGTGTACAGA TCATGTTACAACCGTTCGACTACTCGTCAGCCAAAGTCAGTAAACACAAGTTTATGGTGCAGACTATGTACAAACCTCAGAACTACGTTGATTCGGAGAGCGTT gcattacggtga
- the LOC134178769 gene encoding vesicle-associated membrane protein-associated protein A-like isoform X1: protein MSRDQLVRINPPTELKFQGPFTETKTVVLTLENIKDAPVCFKVKTTAPKQYCVRPNSGVVEPHSSAGVQIMLQPFDYSSAKVSKHKFMVQTMYKPQNYVDSESVVADCCLCKCSDFEGSCSYTTIDACYNCTVSRFFMNVHIFATIIRIACEFGPLGTNFAC from the exons ATGAGTAGAGATCAGCTCGTTCGAATAAATCCTCCAACGGAACTTAAGTTTCAAG GACCGTTTACTGAGACAAAGACGGTAGTTTTAACCCTCGAAAACATCAAGGATGCTCCGGTCTGCTTTAAGGTAAAGACGACGGCACCCAAACAGTATTGTGTGAGACCCAATTCGGGCGTAGTCGAACCACATTCCTCGGCAGGTGTACAGA TCATGTTACAACCGTTCGACTACTCGTCAGCCAAAGTCAGTAAACACAAGTTTATGGTGCAGACTATGTACAAACCTCAGAACTACGTTGATTCGGAGAGCGTT GTTGCTGATTGCTGTCTTTGCAAATGTTCTGACTTTGAGGGCTCATGTTCCTACACTACCATTGATGCTTGCTACAACTGTACAGTTTCCAGGTTTTTTATGAACGTCCACATTTTTGCAACGATCATTAGAATAGCTTGCGAGTTTGGGCCATTGGGAACAAATTTTGCGTGTTAG
- the LOC134178692 gene encoding uncharacterized protein LOC134178692, whose product MKVDNAGSRREQCFSSESNDRPGDVFHPDFLQGKAAFFDISVRNSFTNHFINSCSTKAGAAAEAGEVQKDLRYDSDVTSAGASFYPMIVETYGTWSTYSLEIIKVIARKTSVLNKLPVSRIVCNIHEQLAVRLWQYNARMVLDRLHLVCHGE is encoded by the exons ATGAAAG TGGATAATGCTGGGTCTCGTAGAGAACAGTGTTTCTCCAGCGAAAGTAACGACAGGCCTGGAGACGTCTTCCACCCGGATTTCTTACAAGGAAAAGCTGCTTTTTTTGACATCTCAGTTAGAAATTCTTTTACCAATCATTtcatcaacagttgctctACCAAAGCAGGAGCTGCCGCCGAAGCTGGCGAAGTTCAGAAAGACCTTCGCTACGATTCAGACGTCACAAGCGCAGGAGCCAGTTTTTACCCTATGATTGTTGAGACATATGGAACATGGTCCACATACAGCTTGGAGATCATAAAAGTGATTGCAAGGAAAACTTCAGTTTTGAACAAATTACCTGTTAGCAGAatagtatgtaacatacatgaacaactagCAGTACGACTttggcagtataatgccagGATGGTTTTGGACAGGCTACATTTGGTCTGTCATGGagagtaa